One stretch of Bdellovibrionales bacterium DNA includes these proteins:
- a CDS encoding HAMP domain-containing protein — MATKKYTSLRTLFLRWLLLFSVIPLIFVAGIFSYQFKNAVQDEIFERLLVYTKQIQDLFSEYETYATDRLNDVVSDNEILYYLKTQSIDQLQSSLQRFVESDLPSAYVVYDQNGNELVRVSSSEKAKVGPKTLSAALRERLEDKDRQAYAYFFSVNKQMYLNLSVVKKLKDDSLKWQGYIEKIILLDEEIVKQIKTRFGLDVIFFGPKGEIFLSSIPEEELQGQASQDFLKGNNHFFDLNVQGSTFGFISTAVSWGSRDFLIAIGAMKTNLTRGVSQLMYIFLGAIVLLLLCLALFSYLFTHQVIRPLGQLVQSMKAMQEYNEPIVIEHKTNTEIGLLADNFNDLSQKVYDYQNDLQKQVVALEKANVDVQQAQNQLIQSAKLASIGQLVAGVAHELNNPIGFIYSNMQHLREYTTSLIGVIEDLSKKSNDGDKIKKKYDYDFISKDLPKLIASCEEGARRTRDIVNGLRTFSRSSDKDQKKFSVTDCLDSTLDLLVGASKKSVVQLNKSYADFVPLMEGNPNQISQVFMNILSNAYQAVGDNGKVQIVVSYIDEKDQIIVKIKDNGSGITPENLGKIFDPFFTTKDVGQGTGLGLSISYGIIKSHGGDILVNSQVGKGTEFTIQLPAKSKDSSKSES; from the coding sequence CCCGCTGATCTTTGTCGCTGGTATTTTTTCCTATCAATTTAAAAACGCCGTTCAGGACGAGATTTTTGAACGTCTATTGGTCTATACTAAACAAATCCAAGATCTTTTTTCTGAGTACGAAACCTATGCCACAGATCGCTTAAATGATGTGGTCTCGGATAACGAAATTCTTTATTATCTAAAAACGCAGTCGATTGATCAACTCCAGTCGAGCCTCCAACGATTTGTCGAATCCGACTTACCTTCCGCCTATGTCGTCTACGACCAGAACGGAAACGAACTCGTGCGTGTCTCATCTAGCGAAAAAGCGAAGGTGGGTCCAAAAACTTTATCGGCCGCTCTTCGCGAGCGTTTGGAAGATAAAGATCGACAAGCCTACGCCTACTTTTTTTCTGTGAATAAACAAATGTATCTTAACTTGAGCGTGGTTAAGAAACTGAAGGACGATAGTTTAAAGTGGCAAGGTTACATCGAAAAAATTATTCTTTTGGATGAAGAGATTGTTAAACAGATAAAAACCCGGTTCGGTTTAGATGTTATTTTCTTTGGGCCTAAAGGTGAGATTTTTCTATCAAGTATCCCCGAAGAAGAGCTCCAAGGACAGGCCTCTCAAGATTTTCTTAAGGGCAACAATCACTTTTTTGATCTCAACGTTCAAGGATCGACCTTTGGCTTTATTTCGACAGCGGTGAGCTGGGGCTCCAGAGATTTCTTAATTGCCATTGGCGCTATGAAAACAAATCTCACGCGAGGGGTGAGTCAGCTGATGTACATTTTTTTAGGGGCAATTGTTCTACTCCTGTTGTGCCTCGCGCTCTTTAGCTATCTCTTTACTCATCAGGTGATTCGACCTTTAGGTCAGCTCGTACAAAGCATGAAGGCCATGCAAGAGTACAATGAGCCCATCGTCATCGAACATAAAACGAATACAGAGATCGGACTCCTCGCCGATAATTTTAATGATCTCTCGCAAAAGGTCTACGATTACCAAAACGATCTTCAGAAGCAAGTGGTCGCGCTCGAAAAAGCCAATGTGGATGTACAGCAGGCGCAAAACCAATTGATTCAGTCTGCAAAGTTGGCCAGTATTGGTCAGCTCGTGGCAGGAGTGGCGCATGAGCTCAATAACCCGATCGGTTTTATCTACAGCAACATGCAACACTTAAGAGAGTATACGACCAGTCTCATCGGAGTGATCGAGGATCTCAGTAAAAAGTCGAATGACGGTGATAAGATCAAAAAGAAATATGACTATGACTTTATATCTAAAGATCTTCCAAAATTAATTGCTTCCTGTGAAGAGGGGGCTCGCCGCACTCGGGATATCGTCAACGGACTCAGAACGTTTTCTCGCTCCAGTGATAAGGATCAGAAAAAATTTAGTGTGACAGATTGCTTAGATTCCACTTTAGATCTCCTCGTCGGGGCCTCAAAAAAATCCGTGGTGCAACTGAATAAATCCTACGCCGATTTCGTTCCACTCATGGAAGGTAACCCCAACCAAATCAGCCAAGTGTTTATGAATATTCTCTCCAACGCGTACCAAGCTGTGGGCGACAATGGAAAAGTTCAGATTGTGGTGTCTTACATAGACGAGAAAGATCAGATTATTGTAAAAATAAAAGACAACGGCAGCGGCATCACGCCGGAAAACTTAGGCAAGATCTTTGACCCGTTCTTTACGACGAAGGACGTTGGTCAAGGGACCGGCTTAGGCCTCAGCATTTCCTACGGAATCATCAAAAGCCATGGCGGTGATATCCTAGTGAATTCTCAGGTTGGGAAGGGGACTGAATTTACCATTCAGCTTCCGGCGAAATCTAAAGACTCTTCAAAATCAGAATCCTAA